In the genome of Candidatus Saccharimonadales bacterium, one region contains:
- a CDS encoding tail fiber protein — protein MDDQNKNLTQPQPTAPSGIATMFSSPPTTPLDPSLVPPTASSETVTASSLETASPPISGVAAAPAEPLINQPDFSPPSQPPFAGPPVREMLRPSKKSWLGVALVILALAAGTFYIMNRPRTNVPVNNQASTGSGPNQLADISEESVTFGIDTKIANGKTFTATGPVIIQNAADSLTAFKIQNAAGANLLVADTQNGRVGIGATPTGNAALQVGGDISATGSVSSGGGATELSNSGLIINSVLVCTASGCKPQGLAFTGDAATLGGHGASYYANVSNLSAGTLSDSLLSGNIARLNTDQTFSGINSFTAAGNTFVGDGSGLSALNAGNITSGTVNDNRLSTNVALLDANNIFTGNNIFKSATNATNAFQIQDAAGNDNLLIADTVNTRIGIGVATPNYTLDVNGDVNVSAGHTFRIDGTDVCSGGLCNPASGSSYYVNNTTTQQADANFNIRSADATDVGGIIQGASGQTADLFEGKDSTGSTVYALDPQGNVNITGNYEINGSTLCTAGGCTAASGSGNYIQNGISLQSDANFNIESVSASNVVGILKGKSGQTADLLELKDGSGAVVTSIGNQGQALFKDSSAGSHTFFQIQNASAQPLLTADTITGQILLPDATVSSSAILIGGDANLYRSANSTLKTDGNLVVAGNLTGNGTAMFKNTADSANAFQIQNASGANIFNVNTSNSRVSFAAATSSATGVYFGAGDELYGVGGSLKTLSSLWATGNANLFQTATNSTTALQIQNANGLNLLTADTTNFKVSTTQLQATSTVGSASGTASAQLSWNLLSSTGLTMSGNEITDATRRTNTQGDGVTPPDSSTGVWEATTNMFSDPSFESTGNDTSTAKFGTQSLSASVASDNNWHNLYQTNVNVSPSTIYTISEWTKTSAAITVGFSIDWYTGTNGTGSVINTCGGNQWTSSTDWQRFSGGCTSPSNAASGKVFFRNIQNTGSSVTAWLDGIQMEQKAYATPFTTSSRSAARIRAPSAAIGSSTTGWVAMRFRTDVASTDIGNFLNGEAHLFDWEDGSGHGITAYFNNTNGLAITRTHDTGSNAAVTVGPFSKGTVFTLVFYWTGSAVDVSVNGGNFVNTNQTPAAAFGAMNSLFDIGSVANARWADGDFLWFVGGTGTLSNPDAATLNSYGNTDPALSSLTTMNSGAAVPTMVWNGSTSTYSSSTGTVVQSALTLDDASLYRGSANTLQTNSNFLLQSSINSTTAFQVQDSNSSTVLDVDTANGRVGIGTSTPGQKLDVNGSIRIAGGNFLSFGPSDSLKIQDAGSNLMDFYTNGVLQASLDSSGNFTLDGNGLLVMGIKTSDPTCKNGATYYNSTSNTFRGCANGSWNDFSMAGTPAGTIQAYAGLTAPMGYLVADGSAVSRTTYAALFAVIGTTYGVGDGSTTFNLPDLRGRTAVGLNPAEVGRTDVTALGNNEGVVVGSRTPYHKGSASAVSTSTSNSTSTVTSPVSGNAVVYNGAGSGFQGGSGGNNWPTSSFGVNTVTTTTTNTTVTVGPQTNVPTDTGAYLTLNYIIKY, from the coding sequence ATGGACGACCAAAACAAAAACCTAACCCAGCCGCAACCAACCGCACCAAGCGGTATTGCTACTATGTTTTCAAGTCCGCCAACCACTCCTTTAGATCCGTCGCTAGTTCCACCGACTGCGAGCTCTGAAACGGTAACAGCTTCTTCGCTGGAAACGGCTTCGCCGCCCATCTCTGGAGTCGCCGCCGCTCCAGCAGAACCACTAATTAATCAGCCAGACTTTTCGCCTCCTAGCCAACCGCCGTTCGCCGGTCCTCCGGTTCGTGAAATGCTGCGCCCGTCTAAAAAATCATGGCTAGGTGTAGCTTTAGTAATCCTGGCACTGGCTGCGGGAACCTTCTATATTATGAACCGGCCAAGAACAAACGTGCCGGTTAACAACCAAGCCTCAACCGGCTCCGGCCCGAATCAGCTGGCTGACATCAGTGAGGAATCTGTAACCTTCGGCATAGATACTAAAATTGCCAACGGCAAAACATTCACCGCCACCGGCCCGGTTATTATCCAAAACGCTGCCGATAGCCTGACTGCCTTCAAAATTCAAAACGCTGCTGGTGCCAATTTGCTGGTGGCCGATACTCAAAACGGCAGGGTGGGAATTGGCGCCACTCCAACTGGCAACGCTGCCTTGCAAGTTGGCGGCGATATCTCGGCAACTGGCTCTGTTAGCTCGGGTGGCGGCGCTACTGAATTAAGCAACTCGGGGTTAATTATAAATTCCGTGTTAGTGTGTACGGCTAGCGGCTGTAAGCCCCAAGGCCTCGCCTTTACCGGTGATGCGGCGACCCTAGGGGGACACGGTGCCAGCTATTACGCCAATGTGTCTAATTTGAGCGCGGGAACGCTAAGTGACAGCCTGCTTTCGGGCAACATAGCTCGTCTAAACACCGACCAAACATTCAGTGGAATTAATTCATTCACGGCGGCTGGCAATACTTTTGTCGGTGATGGATCAGGATTGAGCGCGTTGAACGCCGGCAACATAACAAGCGGTACGGTAAACGATAACAGGTTAAGCACCAATGTGGCGCTCCTGGACGCCAACAACATTTTTACTGGCAATAACATATTTAAATCAGCCACAAACGCCACTAACGCTTTTCAGATCCAAGATGCTGCCGGTAATGATAACTTGCTAATAGCCGACACCGTAAATACTCGCATCGGCATAGGTGTGGCCACGCCTAATTACACGCTGGACGTGAACGGAGACGTGAACGTTAGCGCCGGCCACACGTTCCGAATTGACGGAACCGATGTGTGTTCTGGCGGGCTCTGTAATCCGGCTTCCGGTTCGTCGTATTACGTCAATAACACTACGACTCAGCAAGCGGACGCCAATTTTAACATCCGTTCTGCCGACGCTACCGATGTTGGTGGCATAATCCAGGGCGCCAGTGGCCAGACTGCCGATTTGTTTGAGGGTAAAGATTCCACAGGCAGCACGGTTTATGCGCTAGATCCCCAGGGCAATGTAAATATTACCGGTAACTATGAGATAAACGGCTCTACGCTTTGTACTGCGGGGGGATGCACGGCGGCCAGCGGTTCTGGCAACTATATCCAAAACGGAATAAGTTTGCAGAGCGACGCTAACTTTAACATAGAATCTGTCTCGGCCAGCAACGTGGTGGGCATATTAAAGGGTAAGAGCGGGCAAACAGCGGACCTTTTGGAACTGAAAGACGGCAGCGGCGCCGTAGTCACCAGCATTGGCAACCAGGGCCAGGCCCTGTTTAAAGATTCTTCTGCCGGATCGCACACCTTTTTCCAGATCCAAAACGCTTCGGCCCAACCATTGCTGACCGCCGATACCATTACCGGACAGATACTATTGCCCGATGCCACCGTGAGTTCCAGTGCCATTTTGATAGGCGGCGACGCCAACCTGTACCGCTCAGCCAATAGTACTTTAAAGACCGACGGCAACTTAGTAGTAGCTGGCAATCTGACCGGAAACGGCACGGCTATGTTTAAGAACACAGCCGACTCTGCTAATGCTTTCCAGATACAAAATGCCAGCGGCGCTAATATCTTTAATGTAAATACGAGCAATAGTCGCGTAAGCTTTGCGGCTGCTACCAGTAGCGCCACCGGAGTATACTTTGGCGCGGGCGACGAACTTTACGGGGTTGGTGGCTCGCTTAAGACTCTAAGCAGTTTGTGGGCTACCGGTAATGCTAATTTGTTCCAGACCGCTACCAATTCCACCACCGCTCTCCAAATCCAGAACGCTAATGGGCTCAACCTGCTGACGGCTGATACCACTAACTTCAAAGTCTCTACCACCCAGCTTCAGGCCACCAGTACCGTTGGCAGCGCTTCCGGTACGGCCAGTGCTCAGCTAAGCTGGAACCTACTATCTTCTACCGGCCTAACCATGTCGGGCAACGAAATTACCGATGCTACCCGCCGCACCAACACCCAAGGCGATGGCGTGACTCCACCGGATAGCAGCACCGGTGTTTGGGAGGCTACAACAAATATGTTTAGCGACCCGAGCTTTGAAAGCACGGGGAACGATACCAGCACGGCTAAGTTTGGGACCCAGAGCTTAAGCGCTTCTGTAGCTAGTGATAATAACTGGCACAATTTATACCAGACGAATGTTAACGTAAGTCCCAGTACCATTTACACGATTTCGGAATGGACTAAGACAAGCGCTGCTATTACCGTCGGATTTTCTATAGATTGGTACACAGGAACTAATGGCACCGGATCAGTTATAAATACCTGTGGCGGTAATCAATGGACCTCATCAACAGATTGGCAGAGGTTTAGTGGCGGCTGTACCAGTCCTTCAAATGCAGCTAGCGGAAAAGTTTTCTTTAGAAATATCCAAAACACCGGTTCGTCTGTCACTGCTTGGTTAGATGGAATCCAAATGGAGCAAAAAGCTTATGCGACGCCATTTACCACTTCAAGCCGCAGCGCAGCCCGCATCCGAGCTCCGTCTGCAGCTATTGGTAGCAGTACCACGGGCTGGGTAGCTATGAGGTTCCGCACGGATGTGGCCAGCACTGATATTGGTAACTTCCTTAACGGCGAGGCCCATTTGTTCGATTGGGAAGATGGTAGCGGTCACGGTATAACGGCTTACTTTAACAACACTAACGGGCTTGCCATAACCCGTACTCACGATACGGGTTCAAACGCTGCGGTGACGGTCGGCCCGTTCTCAAAAGGAACAGTATTTACGCTGGTATTTTACTGGACCGGCTCTGCCGTAGATGTTTCTGTAAATGGAGGGAACTTCGTTAATACCAACCAAACTCCCGCTGCTGCTTTCGGCGCCATGAATTCATTATTCGATATTGGCTCCGTGGCTAACGCCCGCTGGGCAGATGGCGACTTCCTGTGGTTTGTCGGCGGTACGGGCACTTTATCCAACCCCGATGCCGCCACTCTTAACAGTTATGGTAATACTGATCCAGCCCTAAGCAGCCTAACCACCATGAACTCCGGTGCAGCTGTACCGACAATGGTCTGGAACGGCTCAACTTCCACCTATAGTTCCAGCACCGGCACCGTGGTTCAAAGCGCCTTGACCTTGGACGACGCTAGTTTGTACCGTGGCTCCGCCAACACTCTGCAAACCAATTCCAACTTCTTGCTCCAAAGCAGTATTAACTCCACTACTGCTTTTCAGGTTCAGGATTCCAATTCCAGCACGGTCTTAGACGTTGATACGGCTAATGGCCGGGTAGGCATAGGAACATCCACTCCGGGCCAAAAGTTGGATGTTAACGGCTCTATTAGGATTGCTGGCGGTAATTTCTTGAGCTTTGGACCGTCTGACAGCCTGAAAATCCAGGATGCCGGCTCTAATCTGATGGACTTTTATACCAACGGGGTTCTGCAGGCCTCTCTGGATAGCAGCGGTAACTTTACACTCGACGGTAACGGTTTGCTGGTGATGGGTATCAAAACCAGCGATCCAACCTGTAAAAATGGCGCAACTTACTATAATTCAACATCTAATACCTTCCGTGGCTGTGCTAATGGTAGTTGGAATGACTTTTCGATGGCTGGGACGCCAGCGGGGACAATACAAGCTTATGCTGGTTTGACTGCTCCAATGGGATATCTGGTTGCCGATGGGTCAGCCGTGTCGCGAACGACTTATGCCGCGCTATTTGCCGTTATCGGCACGACCTATGGTGTTGGTGATGGTTCGACCACCTTTAACCTACCTGATCTGCGCGGCCGAACCGCCGTTGGACTGAACCCAGCCGAGGTTGGGCGTACTGACGTAACCGCTCTAGGCAACAACGAGGGTGTAGTGGTTGGTAGCCGAACCCCTTACCACAAAGGCAGCGCCTCAGCTGTTTCTACATCGACCTCCAACTCTACGTCTACGGTAACCAGTCCGGTGAGTGGAAATGCCGTAGTTTATAACGGAGCAGGCAGCGGTTTCCAGGGCGGCAGCGGCGGTAACAACTGGCCGACCTCAAGCTTCGGTGTTAATACAGTCACTACCACAACAACTAACACTACTGTAACGGTTGGTCCTCAGACTAATGTGCCAACAGATACCGGGGCGTACTTGACCCTTAACTACATTATCAAGTACTAA